GGGGCCGAGTGGGAAGCGAAGGCCGAGCTCGCAATTGCCAGGGGCCGCGACGATCTCGCCAAGGGCGCCATTGCGGCCAAGCGCAAGGCGCAGGAAATGGTGGAGCTGTTCGACAAGGAATTCCAGGCGATCGACAAGAGCCTCGTCAAAGCCAACGAGGATCTCGAGAAGCTGCAGGCGAAGCTGAAGGAGGCGAAGGCCAAGCAACGGTCGCTCGAACTTCGCCGCGGCGCCGCGTTCGACAGCGTGCGAGTGAGCCGGCACGTCTACGACGGACGCATAGACGAGGCTATGGCGCGCTATGAGCGCTACGAGCGCCGGATCGACGAGCTCGAGGCCGAAGCAGAAAGCTACGTGCTCGGCCGGCCGAAATCGCTGGAAGAGGAGTTCAAAGAGCTGGCTGCCGAAGACGAGGTGAATGAAGAGTTCGAAGCGCTGAAGAAGCGTGTCGCCTCGCGTGCAGACAATCCGTAACGGGCCCGAGACCAAGCAGGGGGCGACCTGATGCACGACGTCTTTATCGTTGCGATCGTCGGGATAGTGTTTCTCGCGTTTCCGGCGATTGTGCTGAAGTACGTGATTGAGTGGCGGAAGACCAGGTCGTTTTCGGCCGACGATGAGCGTCTCGTCGACGATCTGTGGAAAACGGCGCAGCGGCTCGAGCGGCGGGTCGACGCCCTCGAGAAGATTCTGGACAAGGAAGCTCCGACCTGGCGTGAGGACTACAAGGAGCAGTCGCATGCCTGATCGCCACCATCACCATCATCATCACCACTATCATCGCGGCCGCGAGGGCTACGCCTATCACGCGGGCGAGCCGGGACCGGGTCCGAACCGTCACCGGCTTCGCCGCGACACGCAGCGTGGGAAGATCGCCGGGGTCTCGGCCGGGCTTGCCGATTACTTCGACTGGAACGTCAACATCCTCCGCTGCGCCTGGATTCTGGCGACGATCTTCTTCTTTCCGTTTCCACTCATCGCGTACGGCGTCCTGGCGATTGTGATGAAGCCGGCGCGCGCCGACGATCCGGTGTATGAGTCAACGGAGGACGAACGCTTCTGGCGAACGTTTTCGGCGCGCCCGACCGCAACGGTCTCCGCCATGAAGCACCGCTTTCGTGCGCTCGACGCGCGGATCGCGGACATGGAGCAGGCCGTGACGTCGAGCGAGTACGACTTGCGGCGACAGTTCCGCGATCTCGAACGCAGGGCGTGAGCACTGTCGGTCGGCGAGGGAGCGCCGTGTATGATGGGCGTGAGCTCCTTTCGCCGGCTTGCTTGTGACCGATCCAACTACGAGATCTGCCGTACCGGACGAGCGTCCAGTCGAGACTCCAGCAGTCGAGACTCCAGCGGCGCATCCTGTTGCGGCGCCTGTCCCGCAGCAGGCCAGCACGGAGCCGGCGCCGCATGCGGATGCCGCCCGCAGCCTGGGCTTTCCTGAAGGCGAGCCGCAGAAGCTCGACGCACGCGTCATCCAGGTTGACCACATCGCGAACTGGATCACGACCGGCGTGCTAGCCCTGGGGGGCACCATCACCGCGGCATTCGCCACGCCGCGCGGCTGGCGGCTCATCGCAATCGCCGGCACGCTCGCCATCGTCGGCGCGCTCTGGTGGTGGGGCCGGCGGTGGGCCTACCTCGCGTACGCGCACACGTCCTACACCGTGACGCCGGGCGGGTGCGAGATCCGGCGCGGCGTGGTGTGGCGGCAAGTCATCAACGTGCCGCGGTCACGCATCCAGCACACCGATGTGACGCAAGGTCCGTTGCAGCGCGTATTCGAGCTCGCCACGTTGGTCCTCTACACGGCGGGCACCACGCACGCCCAGATCGGGCTGAGCGGTGTGGCGTTCCGGCCAGCGATGGCGATCCGCCAGTACCTGCTCCAGCGCGTAGACGACGTCGTCCCGCGACCGGGTGACCCGGGCGGCGCTGAACGATGACGACCGGCCGCCTCGATCCTCCCGTGCCGGTGTCCACCGAGCGCGCTCTGCATCCGTTCTCCTGGATCTTCACGCTGTGGATGCAGGCGCAACGGCTAGCCGTGCCTCTCCTGGCGATAGTGGCGGCGGCGCGCTGGTCGACCTGGGATCTCGGATGGCTCCCATTGGCGGTCTTCTTTCTCTTCTTCGCCGTTATCCTGCAACTGTCCCTACGGTACCGCCTGGGCGACACTGATCTCATCGTTCGCCGCTCTCTCGTGATTCATCGCAGCGAGCGGCACATTCCGTACGCCCGCATCCACAACCTGCGGGTGGTCGAGA
The genomic region above belongs to Luteitalea sp. and contains:
- the pspA gene encoding phage shock protein PspA, with translation MRVFSRLGDIINSNLNAMLDKAEDPAKIVRLIIQEMEDTLVEVRSRAARAIADKKEVERRKAEFAARGAEWEAKAELAIARGRDDLAKGAIAAKRKAQEMVELFDKEFQAIDKSLVKANEDLEKLQAKLKEAKAKQRSLELRRGAAFDSVRVSRHVYDGRIDEAMARYERYERRIDELEAEAESYVLGRPKSLEEEFKELAAEDEVNEEFEALKKRVASRADNP
- the pspB gene encoding envelope stress response membrane protein PspB, coding for MHDVFIVAIVGIVFLAFPAIVLKYVIEWRKTRSFSADDERLVDDLWKTAQRLERRVDALEKILDKEAPTWREDYKEQSHA
- a CDS encoding PspC domain-containing protein; the protein is MSVSSTICGKRRSGSSGGSTPSRRFWTRKLRPGVRTTRSSRMPDRHHHHHHHHYHRGREGYAYHAGEPGPGPNRHRLRRDTQRGKIAGVSAGLADYFDWNVNILRCAWILATIFFFPFPLIAYGVLAIVMKPARADDPVYESTEDERFWRTFSARPTATVSAMKHRFRALDARIADMEQAVTSSEYDLRRQFRDLERRA
- a CDS encoding PH domain-containing protein, translating into MTDPTTRSAVPDERPVETPAVETPAAHPVAAPVPQQASTEPAPHADAARSLGFPEGEPQKLDARVIQVDHIANWITTGVLALGGTITAAFATPRGWRLIAIAGTLAIVGALWWWGRRWAYLAYAHTSYTVTPGGCEIRRGVVWRQVINVPRSRIQHTDVTQGPLQRVFELATLVLYTAGTTHAQIGLSGVAFRPAMAIRQYLLQRVDDVVPRPGDPGGAER